In Diaphorobacter ruginosibacter, the genomic stretch CGCAGATTCGCGAACGGCAACGGCGCTACCTCTCGGTCAGCCATCCGGTGACGCTGGATGCGGCGCGCACCTGCCCATTCCACCGGCGACTGATCCAGAACTTCATCGGGATGATGGCGCCGGTGCTGTGAAAGCGTGAAAAGCGGTCCATCGGATAAAATCCCGTCCCCCATCCACCTGCCCAGCCCGATCGATACGGGCCACCCGCACGATGATCCGCATCTCCGAAATCAAGCTGCCGCTGGCAGCATTGCCCGCTGGCGAATACGACGCCGACACCCACCCCGAGGCCGCGCTGCGCGAGCAGGTCGCGCAGACGCTGCAGATCGCGCCCGCCGAGATCGCCGCGCTGCAGGTCTTCAAGCGCAGCTTCGACGCACGCAAGGTGGAACTCATGGCGGTCTACATCGTCGATGTGGATCTCGCCGATCCGTCGAAGGAGGCCGCACTGCTGGCCGCCAACGAGAAGCATCCGCACATCCACGCCACGCCCGACATGCGCTGGAAGCCCGTGGGCCAGGCTCCTTCCGGCTTGCAGGAGCGCCCGGTGGTGATCGGCTTCGGCCCCTGCGGCATCTTTGCCGCCCTGGTGCTCGCGCAGATGGGATTCAAGCCCATCGTGCTGGAGCGCGGCCGCCAGGTGCGCGAGCGAACCAAGGACACCTGGGGCCTGTGGCGCAAGCGTGTTCTCACGCCCGAGTCGAACGTGCAGTTCGGCGAAGGCGGTGCGGGCACGTTCTCCGACGGCAAGCTCTACAGCCAGATCAAGGACCCGCGCCATCTCGGCCGCAAGGTGATGGAGGAATTCGTCCAGGCCGGCGCACCCGCCGAAATCCTGTACACCGCACATCCGCACATCGGCACGTTCAAGCTCGTGAAGGTGGTGGAGACGCTGCGCGAGCAGATCATCGCGCTGGGCGGCGAGGTGCGCTTCGGCCAGCGCGTGAGCGACGTGCACGTCGAGTCCGACGCAGAGGGCGAGCGCCGCGTGACGGGCCTCACCGTGGTCGACCTGGAGACGGGCAAGGAGAGCTTCCAGCCCGCATCCAACGTGGTGATCGCCCTCGGCCACAGCTCCCGCGATACCTTCGCCATGCTGTATGAGCGCGGCGTCTCCATGGTGGCCAAGCCATTCTCGATCGGTGTGCGCATCGAGCATCCGCAAAGCGTGATCGACCGTGCGCGCTGGGGCAAGCATGCCGGCCACCCGCTGCTTGGCGCCGCGGACTACAAGCTCGTGCACCATGCCGCCAACGGCCGCGCTGTGTACAGCTTCTGCATGTGCCCGGGCGGCACCGTGGTCGCCGCGACCAGCGAACCCGAACGTGTGGTGACCAACGGCATGAGCCAGTACTCGCGCGCCGAACGCAATGCGAATGCAGGCATGGTGGTGGCCATCGACGAGAGCGACTTTCCCCGCGACGCGGCCTCGTTCGAGAAGTACCTCGGCAAATCCTACGGTGTGGAAAACATCAAGGCAGGCGAGACCCATCCGCTGGCCGGCATCGTGCTGCAGCGGCAGCTGGAGTCGAACGCCTACGTGGTGGGCGGCAGCGACTACAGTGCGCCGGGCCAGCTCGTGGGCGACTTCCTCAAGCGCCGCCCGTCCAAGGCGCTGGCGAGCGTGCAGCCCTCCTACAAGCCCGGCGTGCATCTCACCGAGATCGACAAGGCCCTGCCCGCATTCGCCGTCGAGGCCATGCGCGAGGCCCTGCCCGTCTTCGGCCGCAAGATCCGGGGCTACGACATGCCCGATGCCGTGATGACCGGCGTGGAAACGCGCACCTCGTCGCCGCTGCGCATCGGCCGTGGCGACGACCTGCAGAGCCTGAACACGCGCGGCCTTTATCCGGCCGGTGAAGGCGCAGGCTATGCGGGCGGCATCCTCTCCGCGGGTGTCGATGGCATCAAGGTCGGCGAAGCCGTGGCGCGACAGATGCTGGGGCTCGGCTGATCGCGGCCTTCAGTCGGGCAGCGTCAGGACGCCCTTGTCGCGCAGCGCCTGCAGTTGCGCGTCGTCCATGTACAGCAATCGGGTGAGCATCTCGCGCGTGCCCTCGCCCAGTGTCGGCGGTGCATGGCGGATCGGCAGGCGCCTGCCGTCCATGCGCACGGGCGGCGCAAACACGGGCGTGGTGCCGGCCACGGGGTGCGGCAGATCCTGCACGAGCCGGCTGCGGCGGGTGCGCTCCCCGGTCAAGGCTTCGTGCAGGCCCTTCACCTGCCCGCAGGGAATGCCCGCCCGCGTCAGGCGCTCGAGCAGCACATCGCGCGGAAACTGCGCCAGCGCGTTCGTGATCACCGGAATCAATTCTTTCCGGTTCTTCGCGCGCTCCACGTTGGTGCTGAAGCGCGGGTCTTCCACCACGTCGGGACGCTCGAGCACGACACGGCAGAGCTTGTCGAACTGGGCATTGTTGCCTACCGTGATGATGAACGGCCCGTCGGCCGCCTCGTACATGCCGTAGGGAACGATGGAGGGGTGTGCGTTGCCATAACGCTGCGGGTCATGCCCGAGTTCGAGCGCATCGAGACCGTAATACCCCGTGACCATGATGCCGTGGTCATAGAGCGCCAGTTCGATGAAGCGTCCTCGCCCGGTACGCTCGCGGCGGAACAGTGCCGCAAGGACGGCCTGCGCTGCAGACATGCCCGTCATCAGGTCGACCACGGCCACCCCGAACTTCAGCGGCGGATCGCCCGCACAGCCATTGAGCGCCATGAGCCCCGCTTCCCCCTGGATCACCAGGTCGTATCCCGGGCGGGTGGCCTCGGGCCCGCTGCTGTCATAGCCCGCCACGGCGCAGTACACGAGATCGGGCTTCAGGGCCTTCAACTGCTCGTAGCCCAGCCCCATCTTCTCGGCGCCGCCTGTCTTGAAGTTGTGGATGAGCACGTCCACCTGCGGCAGCAGCTCATGGATGATGGCGAGCGCCTCGGGGGTCTGCAGGTCCAGCGTGATCGAGCGCTTGTTGCGGTTCATGCTGTTGTAGTAGGTGGTCTCGGTCTTGCCGATGCGCATGCCCCAGTCGCGCGTATCGTCACCGCGCACGGGGTGCTCCACCTTGATCACTTCCGCGCCATAGTCGGCCAGCACCTGGCCGCACAACGGCCCCGCGAACACGCGCGAGAGGTCCAGCACGCGCACGCCTTCGAGCGGCAAATCCATCTTCAAAGCATCCTCGCGATCCGACTGCGCCATGGAAACACTCCTTGAGATATCAGCCCTCAGCTCCGCGACAAGCCTGCCCGGCGGCTTCAGGCGAGACAAGTGTAGCGAGTGACGCCGGAACACCTTCCCCGTGGCCGATCGATCACGGACTCGCGCGGGCCCCGCACGGGAATGCGCGCGAAAAACTGCGCGGAAATGGCAGGTCACGGACAATACGCGGTTGCCCCCGCGCACCCATGTCCAACGAACTCCCTCTTGCCAGCCGCACCATGCCGACGCCGCCCTCTCCCCATGCCGACTTCAGCACGCCCAGCGCCACACGCATGCTGCTCGGCGTGCTTGCCATGGCGCTGGTCGTGCTCGCGTCCAACATCCTTGTTCAATACCCGATCAACGACTGGCTGACCTGGGGCGCCATCTCCTATCCGGTGGCCTACCTCGTCAGCGACCTGATCAACCGCAGCCACGGGCCTGTCCCCGCGCGCCGCGTGGCCTGGGTGGGCTTCGCGGTCGCCGTCGCAGCCTCCCTGCTGCTGGCGCCGCCGCGCATCGCAATAGCCTCGGGGGCGGCGTTCATTCTTTCGCAGCTCTTCGACATCAGCGTATTCCACCGCCTGCGCCAGGGACTCTGGTGGAAGGCCCCGCTCATCGCCACCATCCTGGCGGCCATCCTCGACACCTTCGTGTTCTGGAGCATCGCCTTCGCGGGTGGCAGCGACCCATGGTTCACCTGGGCGCTCGGCGACCTCGGTGTGAAGCTGACGATGGGGCTGCTGTTGCTGCTGCCGTTCCGGCTGCTGACCTGGCGAAGCGTGCACTGACGCCCCGAGGCGCAGAACCAGGCGCCGGGGGCTCGTCACTCCGCGCTGGCGGCATCCAGCGTCTTCAACGCCTCATCGTCGAGCACCAGGCTGGCGGCGCGCACCAGGGACTGCAACTGCGCGAGGTTGCTCGCACTCGCAATCGGAGCGGCAATCGCCTTGCGGGTCAGCAGCCATGCAATGGCCACCTCGCTCTGCGACGCGTTCAGGCGCGCAGCCACCGCATCCAGCGCGCCGAGTATGCGCAGCCCGCGTGGATTGAGGTACAGCCCCACCGTCTTCGGGCCGCGCGCGCTCTTGTTCACGTCAGCCTCCGTGCGGTACTTGCCCGCCAGAAAGCCGGCGGCCAGTGCGTAGAAATTGATCACGCCGACCCCGTGCTGTTCGCACAGCGGCTGCAGCTCCTTCTCGAACACCGCGCGGTCGTACAGGTTGTAGAGCGGCTGCAGGCTTTCATAGCGCGCCAGGCGATGCTTCTCGCTGCATTCGAGTGCGGCGGCCAGGCGCCCGGCGCTGTAGTTGGAGGCGCCCACCGCGCGCACCTTGCCCTCGCGGATGAGATCGCTGAAGGTTCCCATCACGTCCTCAAAGGGAATGTCAGGATCGTCGTCGTGCGACTGGTACAGGTCGATATAGTCCGTCTGCAGGCGCTTGAGCGAAGCATCGACGGCCTGGCGGATGTACCTCGGGTGCAGGCCCACCCTGCCGTCCCCCATGTCCTTGCCGACCTTGGTGGCCAGCACCAGCCGGTCGCGCCTGCCCGCATTTTTCCGGAGCCAGTTGCCGATGATGGTTTCCGACTCCCCTCCCGCGTGCCCTGGCACCCAGCGCGAATACACGTCGGCGGTATCGACAAAATTCATGCCTGCATCGAGCCACGCATCGAGCAGCGAAAAGCTCATGGCCTCGTCGGCGGTCCAGCCGAACACATTGCCACCAAAGCACAGCGGCGAGACCTGCAGCGCGGAGCGGCCCAGGGGACGCAAGGGAAACGACATCTTCTTCCTTTCAAAGCCGGTACGACAA encodes the following:
- a CDS encoding NAD(P)/FAD-dependent oxidoreductase; this translates as MIRISEIKLPLAALPAGEYDADTHPEAALREQVAQTLQIAPAEIAALQVFKRSFDARKVELMAVYIVDVDLADPSKEAALLAANEKHPHIHATPDMRWKPVGQAPSGLQERPVVIGFGPCGIFAALVLAQMGFKPIVLERGRQVRERTKDTWGLWRKRVLTPESNVQFGEGGAGTFSDGKLYSQIKDPRHLGRKVMEEFVQAGAPAEILYTAHPHIGTFKLVKVVETLREQIIALGGEVRFGQRVSDVHVESDAEGERRVTGLTVVDLETGKESFQPASNVVIALGHSSRDTFAMLYERGVSMVAKPFSIGVRIEHPQSVIDRARWGKHAGHPLLGAADYKLVHHAANGRAVYSFCMCPGGTVVAATSEPERVVTNGMSQYSRAERNANAGMVVAIDESDFPRDAASFEKYLGKSYGVENIKAGETHPLAGIVLQRQLESNAYVVGGSDYSAPGQLVGDFLKRRPSKALASVQPSYKPGVHLTEIDKALPAFAVEAMREALPVFGRKIRGYDMPDAVMTGVETRTSSPLRIGRGDDLQSLNTRGLYPAGEGAGYAGGILSAGVDGIKVGEAVARQMLGLG
- a CDS encoding aldo/keto reductase; its protein translation is MSFPLRPLGRSALQVSPLCFGGNVFGWTADEAMSFSLLDAWLDAGMNFVDTADVYSRWVPGHAGGESETIIGNWLRKNAGRRDRLVLATKVGKDMGDGRVGLHPRYIRQAVDASLKRLQTDYIDLYQSHDDDPDIPFEDVMGTFSDLIREGKVRAVGASNYSAGRLAAALECSEKHRLARYESLQPLYNLYDRAVFEKELQPLCEQHGVGVINFYALAAGFLAGKYRTEADVNKSARGPKTVGLYLNPRGLRILGALDAVAARLNASQSEVAIAWLLTRKAIAAPIASASNLAQLQSLVRAASLVLDDEALKTLDAASAE
- a CDS encoding queuosine precursor transporter; the encoded protein is MLLGVLAMALVVLASNILVQYPINDWLTWGAISYPVAYLVSDLINRSHGPVPARRVAWVGFAVAVAASLLLAPPRIAIASGAAFILSQLFDISVFHRLRQGLWWKAPLIATILAAILDTFVFWSIAFAGGSDPWFTWALGDLGVKLTMGLLLLLPFRLLTWRSVH
- a CDS encoding CaiB/BaiF CoA transferase family protein, with product MAQSDREDALKMDLPLEGVRVLDLSRVFAGPLCGQVLADYGAEVIKVEHPVRGDDTRDWGMRIGKTETTYYNSMNRNKRSITLDLQTPEALAIIHELLPQVDVLIHNFKTGGAEKMGLGYEQLKALKPDLVYCAVAGYDSSGPEATRPGYDLVIQGEAGLMALNGCAGDPPLKFGVAVVDLMTGMSAAQAVLAALFRRERTGRGRFIELALYDHGIMVTGYYGLDALELGHDPQRYGNAHPSIVPYGMYEAADGPFIITVGNNAQFDKLCRVVLERPDVVEDPRFSTNVERAKNRKELIPVITNALAQFPRDVLLERLTRAGIPCGQVKGLHEALTGERTRRSRLVQDLPHPVAGTTPVFAPPVRMDGRRLPIRHAPPTLGEGTREMLTRLLYMDDAQLQALRDKGVLTLPD